The following proteins are encoded in a genomic region of Myxococcus virescens:
- a CDS encoding HAD family hydrolase: MGAMRPTVLLFDIDGTLVTTGGAGRRSMEAAFEKLHGRRDACDSFPMSGMTDRAIVRKAMHIIGVEDSAAAIDAVIDAYVAHLAEEVHKVDDQRYLVFPGMREAVKEARSRSGFAVGLGTGNVREGARVKLERVSIYDQFDFGGFGCDNEDRTELIRCGAKAGAAKLGVPVEECRVVVIGDTPKDVHAAQGVGAECIGVGTGTFSVQALLDAGATVAFPDFSHPQALEILLGGR, encoded by the coding sequence ATGGGAGCCATGCGTCCCACCGTCCTCCTCTTCGATATCGATGGAACCCTGGTCACCACTGGCGGCGCGGGGCGCCGCTCCATGGAAGCCGCTTTCGAGAAGCTGCACGGGCGGCGGGACGCGTGCGACTCGTTCCCAATGTCCGGCATGACCGACCGGGCCATCGTCCGCAAGGCGATGCACATCATCGGCGTGGAGGACTCGGCCGCCGCCATCGACGCGGTCATCGACGCCTACGTCGCCCACCTCGCCGAAGAGGTCCACAAGGTGGATGACCAGCGATACCTCGTCTTCCCGGGCATGCGCGAGGCCGTGAAGGAGGCCCGGTCGCGGTCCGGGTTCGCCGTGGGACTGGGCACTGGCAACGTCCGTGAGGGCGCCCGCGTGAAGCTGGAACGCGTGAGCATCTACGACCAGTTCGACTTCGGCGGCTTCGGCTGCGACAACGAGGACCGCACCGAGCTGATTCGCTGCGGCGCCAAGGCCGGCGCCGCGAAGCTGGGCGTCCCCGTGGAGGAATGCCGGGTCGTCGTCATCGGCGATACGCCCAAGGACGTCCATGCGGCCCAGGGCGTCGGCGCCGAGTGCATCGGCGTGGGGACCGGAACCTTCTCCGTGCAGGCCCTCCTCGACGCAGGGGCTACGGTCGCCTTTCCTGACTTCTCGCATCCCCAGGCCCTGGAGATTCTGCTCGGCGGGCGCTGA
- a CDS encoding HEAT repeat domain-containing protein translates to MSASASSEPALVTNAPSPGADVHAQVVALLDATTRTGTPPDDAWKRLGPGAAPVLSALVVDKGTPTARRTLAVSSLALVDPSGGAATIRDVLEDAKAPAEVRASAADALRRCLGLDAIPTLITRLKDPESQVREAVAVALGRLGGQQARQALEDRLPIEERALVREALQRGLTLVEP, encoded by the coding sequence ATGAGTGCTTCCGCCAGTTCGGAGCCAGCCCTCGTTACCAACGCGCCTTCGCCTGGCGCCGACGTCCATGCCCAGGTGGTCGCACTTCTCGATGCGACGACGCGGACTGGCACCCCACCAGATGATGCATGGAAGCGCCTGGGGCCGGGAGCGGCGCCTGTCCTGTCGGCGCTCGTCGTGGACAAGGGCACCCCTACCGCGCGGCGGACGCTCGCCGTGTCCTCCCTGGCGCTGGTGGATCCATCAGGCGGCGCGGCGACCATCCGCGACGTGCTCGAGGACGCCAAGGCCCCGGCCGAGGTACGTGCCAGCGCGGCGGACGCCCTGCGCCGGTGTCTTGGGCTGGACGCCATTCCCACGCTCATCACCCGGTTGAAGGATCCGGAGTCACAGGTCCGGGAAGCTGTGGCCGTGGCGCTCGGACGCCTGGGCGGGCAGCAGGCCCGGCAGGCGCTGGAGGACCGGCTCCCCATCGAGGAGCGCGCCCTCGTCCGCGAGGCACTCCAGCGTGGACTCACGCTCGTCGAGCCATGA
- a CDS encoding DsrE family protein produces the protein MAGRVLFFLQHATYEPAFQAATMGITAAAMGDEVYFVFAFDALRQLVGGAYGQPSSAREHEEFARAESLGVLAPPDMLAEARTLGARLIACDTTVRICGYEPESLEGTLDEVMGMASIWRLTAGARVLTL, from the coding sequence ATGGCCGGACGGGTCCTCTTCTTCCTACAGCACGCCACGTACGAGCCGGCCTTCCAGGCCGCCACCATGGGAATCACCGCCGCCGCCATGGGCGACGAGGTGTACTTCGTCTTCGCCTTCGATGCGCTGCGCCAGCTCGTGGGGGGCGCCTACGGCCAGCCGTCGAGTGCGCGCGAGCACGAGGAGTTCGCACGCGCGGAGTCACTCGGGGTGTTGGCGCCGCCGGACATGCTGGCGGAAGCGCGCACGCTGGGCGCCAGGCTGATCGCCTGCGACACCACAGTCCGCATCTGCGGCTACGAACCGGAGTCGCTCGAGGGCACCCTGGATGAAGTGATGGGGATGGCCTCGATTTGGCGACTGACCGCGGGTGCACGGGTGCTCACCCTGTAG